Genomic DNA from Channa argus isolate prfri chromosome 2, Channa argus male v1.0, whole genome shotgun sequence:
ttttcactttttcattatgGACTTCTAAGAGTAGAAAATTGCAATTTTATCCATTTAATTTGTGCTTTCAGTGAATACTTTCTAAAGACACTGTCATTACCTTTCTACACACTGTGCACACACCCAAGTTGTTGAGCTAGATTTGCACCGGTGGGCATGTGTCCAGAACACTTGGCAGTCAGGACAAGACAACTTAAACAGACTCCAAAGGACACTAACGATTAACTGAGTCATAGCAACAGTAACATGCAAAGAGTAGAAATCATGATCAATTGTTTTGCTTGTAATCTGAACAGATTAGTAAGATAGTGGgggaaaatttttttttcagcttttgtggtttagaagaaaaaaggaaaacacacaattaaagcATGTTCAGCTGATATGAACTTTGTTGTTGGAGTagttggtttctttttttttttttggttctctCGGTTTATctcgtgagttcagtgtcgccacagcagatcattgtccgcatgttgatttggcacagtttttttttttttatgccggatgctcttcctgacgcaaccctccccaatttctaccgggcttggaccagcactgcacagctggggaggggaatgggctgttaggggttcagtgtcttgcccagagacacttccacATATAGCCCATTTGaaattacagtatgtaaaaagTTTAGTTGCTGTATGTAACAAGTTTAGTTCTTGCAGTTTCTAAGATTTGATTTAAGTGGATAATATAGATGCACccatagttgtttttttctggccCTCTATCCAAGTGGTTTCTGCCAATGTCAAGACCAATTTACTACTTGTATTCACCTACAGTAAAATTCCATTAAATATGCACCTTGTGCATTGAAAATAACAGCTGTGTTGTTCTTACTGGAGGTATTGGCTCAAAATTCTTAAGttcataaaatttaaaatttcatttgaaTGAAACAATAACTAACTATGACAATGAGAATTCTGAAATTGAGATGATCTCTAGAGAGAAGATATCTTCCTCTAGTATTTTCCAAATTACCGATACACTAAGTCCACTTGTGGTGTTGCAGTAGTGCCTTTACAAATTGGAGTATCTTACCTCACAAACAATCTTTGGCTGAGTACAAACTACACACAGCACATTAATAAAGTTATTCGTAGAATTATTGTTCATTGGTAACAGCTGAAACAACCTTCCATTGGTAACAAACAATATGTGCTATTAATAGTAGTAATTAATGTCTCTTCCCTTATTTAGTGCATTCTTAGGTCCAAAGGACCTTCTCCCCTACAAAGATTATAAAGACAAATTTGGCAAGTCCAACAAGAGAAAAGGTTTCAACGAGGGTCTGTGGGAGATCGAGAACAACCCCGGAGTAAAGTTCACAGGCTATCAGGTTAGTCACTGTTATGTGTTCAGTGGGAAAAAAGGACGATAACAGCAGAGATGGCAAAATAGCCAACAAAGCCACATTGTTGCAAACGATAAGAAACAAACGAAAGGACTAAAGCAGAGAGTATGTTTTTGCATATcttaaatttgaaatgaatgttGTGAAGGTAGTCATTCCATCTTTAAGTGCTGCAGAACAATTGGTGGGTATTTTTTCACACACAGGCCATTCAGCAACAGAGTTCATCAGAAACAGAAGAGGGGGGGAAATCTGCTGATGGCAGCAGTGAGGGCGAGGAAGGAGACTCCATTGAGGGAAAAGATGAGaaggaaaagctgaaaggaGACAAGACTGGATCCAAACGGAAAAAGTCAGCCAGCACCAAGGTACTTTAGTCTAGCTGAGAAACATGCTAACACAGATGCTAGGACTGTGCAAGTACACCCACAGCACTCACAAGAGTTTATGTGTCATTCATGTTTCTGGTTACTCTCTTGGAATCCCATTCACCTATGAAGGTGAAGACATAGGTGCATTTACGTTGGgatcatttgttttgaaataggCTTCATAAACTCagctttaaaacaaatgctggGGTCTGATCATATATCTACAGTTGATACTGGCACTGGCATCTTAAGTTGTGTCACTTTCAAGCAAACTAGTTCATTTAAGTTGTTCGAATAACAAGTGTGGGTTTAACATTTTAGTAGAGTTTAACCCACCTTTTGTTGCTGCGAGGCCAGACGGAGGCTATTGTGTGTCCCAATCCTCAAAAGTTTCTTCCTCTGCTTACACAGCTCCATTGtgtccaaaaatgatttaaaagcaCCAGTAAGCCACACTGCACACGTACACTGTCGGTTATTGTGACTCGGTCCACCTGGAAATACATACTAGGATGCCAAATGTCAATTCATCTACCACagaaaatattgtatttctaGATGGACATGTGAAAGTTAGAAAATTTGAAAATTcatttatgcaaatattttggTTAGcttgtttgcctttgttttgaAAGGAGTATAAAAACTTGCACGTTTGAAGGGATCGAGTTCtgcagcaccaccacactgtgTTACTGTATTAGTGGATAAGCCACTGCTGCTGTAAATGGAAGCAGGTTGAAAAAGTCACTAGCATCCCACTCCTCGCTTAGCAACCACCGTTACCTAGCAACTGGGTCCCATTACGTACAGCACGTGGTGCATCCAAAGGAATGTGGCACTGCTGGGGAGCGGTGcactgatgtgtgtatgtgtgtacaagAAGCACATGAGGGAACTGGAATCTCTCGGCAAAGAAATGATTAAATGTGATCTCTTCATTGGTGGTTGGGAAGTGTGGAGGATGTAGTCATCTGCCTTTTCTAACTCCCCTTTCAACCCcacccccctcacacacacacacatatacatgcatgCTGATTAGtgtttatatgtaaataaaataaagttcttGAAGTAATAGGCCTTTATTTTTGCACTAAAAAGTTGGAAGTGACCAGAGGTTTCAAACATGACTACTGACATTTCTTTGTATCTGTGGCAGAAATCCTCTAAGTTGTCGAGGATCTCGTCCGGGGACGATGACCTGGAAAAGGATGGGAAAGATGATGACCAGAAGAGCAGCTCAGAGGGAGGAGACCCTGACAACATTATCCAGAATGCCACAGACAGCAAGGTGGGATTCATAAACAGCTTCATTCTCAACACCCTGATCACTCTTAGTGCTCATTTGACAGTATTTGTGTCAGTGGCAATATTATTAGCAAAACATACCCAATTCTGTAAAAAAACCATCTCATATTTAATGACTAATTTAGGACCTGTGCAtatctgtatttttatattataggTGTTAAATATATTGCTTTATATACTGTTTGgaatattattaattttccaaacttttgtttgtttttaatatatatgaAATTATTTATCCGATTCTACAAATTTAAATGATCATAATGATCAAATGATCATAAAATTAagggaaataatttaaaatgatgtttcCATTCTGGTAaaattttgtgttatttttttcatggttCACATCATTCTGTCTTTACTGTGCTTTGTACTAATAACAGAATCATTTCACTAGTTTCTCTTTTAATTGTTTGTCTCTTGCATTGCACTTTGGTTAACATTTAACGTGTGAACACAACAGTGTAATATTACTATCAGTAATACTAACAAttgctgtgtttctttcttaCTTTGCCTCCCAGAACCAGCTGCTCATGGAAGAACATTAAGGAAGAGAGCATCAAAGGGAAATGATTCATTGTAGCTGTGATGTTGATGGAAAAGGTGAATTTACAACATGATTTCTCATCAGCACCATCTCCTGGCTGCCATCATCACCCCCCCATTTCTGTTGGACTTGTACATGCTTGTATGAAAGATGCACCCATACTGATACAATCAGTCATCATGTGTCTACCAGGGTAAGACTGGGCATTATGTCACACACTTTTTACAGCacttaaaacaaatgtctaTGGCTTTgtcaaaattcaaattaaagcCTTCGTCATCCTGAAAATAGAGATTTGGaatgctttttttgttcaatttaaatgttatcGTTAGGTAAACATAAAGTATAGGATATGTAAAGGGGCATTAAGTACTAAAAGACATTTATCATGCTCTGTTGGCTTCTATTCAGCTTTGTGATAACTTCCGCTGTGTTTATATGGAAGCTTTTTTCTACTGAGGGCCACACTAATCACCCCGTCagaataaaatcatgttttaaattaagaaatacCCTTGAAGAATCTGTTATGGTATGTTTACTTGTCAAGGAATTAGTAGCTCAGTTATAATTCcaattttagaataaaaaaaacatttcatccaAAAAATAATGTCAATTCAGTTAGTTTGCTTAACCCTTCAGAGATCCTAGGGACAATTTGTGCTAttgagtgttttattttcaagtcACATGGCTATGCTGAATAAATATAGCTCAAATCTGCCagagaatatttattttttaaaaagtttagaaatGTCATGTCATTTCCTTAAATTTGCTTAAAATGGCTTGGCTACATAAAAATCAACACATTTGATCTTAACGACTACATTTCCCATTAAAATTCattgaaaatgtcttttctgcCCCCCCCATGTATCTTAACTTTAACTAATCGATTCCTTTAGGTTATTTCATTTTTGACTATTGGccttgtatttgtaattttagaTTTGTCCACCAGATGGCGCTACCTTTCCCATTCAAAGCATGCAGGAACAATCCCCACTTTTTAGGATCTTTTTCAAGGGTGCCTTGCTAATGAAGTATGAGTGTGTCACTACTGACGTTAGattcatggtgtgtgtgtgtgtgtgtgtgtctgtgtgtgtgtgtgtgtgtgtgtgtgtgtgtgtgtgtgtgtgtgtgtgtgtgtgtgtgtgtgtgtgtgtgtgtgtgtgtccaaattcATAAATGCTTTCTCTTAGTAGGCCGCACTTTGTTTTGGTAAAATAATTGGGCTGTTATGGTAACATATTGgcttttaaaaggttaaaaccccaaaaaaataattaatatttgatatgtatACTTTACGCTGAAGTGGTTTTAAAAGATTGagtcatttaaagttgaaaaaaaaatattcactaTTTTCACAGCAGTTTTTGAGAAGgtgacatttttgtctttagGATCAAATatagattttctttattttaaatctaacactgcaaataaacagaacaaaacaatgcaTCAATATCAATTTTGCTGCCAATCATTGACCCATCTCAGGgcccaataataataataattaaatcctCCTGAAAATagtgtggctgtagctcagctggtaagacattttttgtcattaggatCAAATGTGTGAGTGTTAACCTGCATCTCACAGTCATCATAGAGTTGTTGGCTGGcatgaaaataaagagaaatgtaTGGATACAAATGATAAATTTAGAAGCAAAAATATGTGTACTGTCGTATGTATGTTTTCACAATTTGACAACAGACTGAGCTAGAGATGGAGTCCAGTGAAGAAATGATATATTAGCATGAATTCTGATGACAAAGCTATGTGGTAGCAGTAGTGTGGGATGCTGGCAAACAGCTAAATTTACCAGTTAGTACTGAGTATTGAACTCACAGTCAAACACTTAGACGTTCTGTTTTTAGTCAGACTTCTCTTCCCCAGCTGACTGGCCACAGTTGCTCCATTGTACATCTAGTGTACTTTTATGTCCCTTTTGGCTTTAAACAAAAAGaagggaaatgaaaaaaaagagtttgacaCATGCCCCTTTTTACGTTTTAAGAcataaaaggaaatgtattttaGGGACAACTCTaatgatgtgtaaaaaaaaaaaaagatacacaaGATGATATTTTTATAATGACAGCTTAAGTATAAATTGTGTTTACAAtggtatttatttaatacatttgttacaAAAACTAGAATGGGGACAAATagataataaataacaaaaaatctGATGGAAAGTGAAATAGTGTCAAGGTGTGGACTACATTTCTAAAACAGTAATTAGATACCTGTTTTGTCAGGGGCATTAAAAGCTCAGAAATTCATAAAATGGGTTTGTttgaatttactgtatttatatcGTTATCTAGTCTTAATCACATGTGTGTGAAagccatgtttaaaaaaaaatcatttaaaattcaaatgtctttttcagctacaagctcctatatattttattttaaagtattttttccaGATCCTTATCACTCGCTATCTACTTATGTActatttaacttaaaataaGCTTAGTTACTGCCTTCTTGATTCTTGTTAAACGGGAAACTAAATGTACTTAGAAGGTAGTATGTGAAATTTTTGTtataatacaaatacagtattgGTGCATCTCTACCCTGAATGTGACATCATATGATATCAACATGTCACAAAATGTGATACTTTGGCCAGATTAAATTGGGTTTAAGCGGCTCGTGATCTTCCCAGTATGTCACAATCACACAGTGTAAATAACCATCATTCTGTATTTATACTGGCCCGTACATACCTGCCTGTATTGTATCACTCATGGTCACCTGTCACTGTCGAAACGCATTTGATA
This window encodes:
- the hdgfl3 gene encoding hepatoma-derived growth factor-related protein 3 encodes the protein MARPRPREYKAGDLVFAKMKGYPHWPARIDELPEGAVKPPANKYPIFFFGTHETAFLGPKDLLPYKDYKDKFGKSNKRKGFNEGLWEIENNPGVKFTGYQAIQQQSSSETEEGGKSADGSSEGEEGDSIEGKDEKEKLKGDKTGSKRKKSASTKKSSKLSRISSGDDDLEKDGKDDDQKSSSEGGDPDNIIQNATDSKNQLLMEEH